Proteins encoded in a region of the Armatimonadota bacterium genome:
- the recN gene encoding DNA repair protein RecN, whose product MIVELSAENVAILDKALLSLGPGFTVLTGETGAGKSLLIDAIELALGARGDSDLVRSGCSRATVNLTVDLSARPDLVKALADLGHHLEDSLLFIQREVFAEGRSQGRIQGKLSPVSALKQVGQLLVDLHGQHDHQSLLHPERHVEFLDAWVGEPAQAALSQVADSWQAFSQLERRLAALRTGRREREQRADMLRYQVAEIEEAAPAIGESAETEALLSRLTHAQRLRTSVEEALEALSRREGSAQEAIGSATRQLGELVALDAEIDACLLPLREAGFLLDEALERLRAYAEGIEADPKRLQDLADRLETLKRLRRKYGETDEEVLAFLARAKEELGMLEDDSEGEEALRERTAEAREAHRAACVSLTSLRMEGSTTFCTRVADELRDLAMVRAQFGVSVTPKEPDATGADAIEFAFSANLGEPMRPLAKIASGGEMARLMLALKTALAGKAGVPTLIFDEVEAGLGGPTASVVGKKLEELGRQYQVIVISHLPQIAGRAGAHYRIEKTESGGRVATSLRALSPSDRVEEIARMLAGEEIGETARAHAVELLAAIPD is encoded by the coding sequence ATGATCGTCGAACTCTCCGCCGAGAACGTGGCCATCCTGGACAAGGCGCTCCTCAGCCTTGGGCCGGGGTTCACCGTGCTCACCGGCGAGACCGGCGCGGGCAAATCGCTGCTGATCGACGCGATCGAATTGGCCCTCGGCGCCCGTGGCGATTCGGACCTCGTTCGGTCGGGCTGCAGCAGGGCTACCGTCAATTTGACGGTTGATCTCTCGGCCCGTCCTGACCTTGTAAAGGCTCTGGCGGACCTCGGCCATCACCTCGAGGACAGCCTCCTCTTCATCCAGCGGGAAGTCTTCGCCGAAGGCCGATCCCAAGGGCGCATTCAGGGAAAGCTGTCGCCAGTATCGGCCTTAAAGCAGGTTGGGCAGCTTCTGGTCGACCTGCACGGGCAGCACGACCACCAGAGCCTTTTGCACCCCGAACGGCACGTCGAATTCCTGGATGCTTGGGTCGGCGAACCGGCTCAAGCGGCTCTGAGCCAAGTTGCCGATTCTTGGCAAGCGTTCAGCCAGTTGGAGCGTCGTCTCGCCGCCCTCAGAACGGGACGGCGCGAACGCGAGCAGCGCGCCGATATGCTGCGCTATCAGGTCGCCGAGATCGAGGAGGCTGCCCCGGCCATCGGCGAATCGGCGGAGACCGAAGCGCTCTTGAGCCGCCTGACCCACGCCCAGCGCTTGCGCACCTCTGTCGAAGAGGCCCTGGAAGCGCTCTCCCGCCGCGAAGGATCCGCGCAGGAGGCGATCGGCAGCGCGACGCGACAGCTTGGCGAGCTTGTGGCGCTCGACGCCGAGATCGACGCTTGCCTTTTGCCTTTGCGCGAAGCGGGCTTTTTGCTCGACGAAGCGCTTGAAAGGCTGCGCGCCTACGCCGAAGGAATCGAGGCGGACCCCAAGCGCCTCCAAGATTTGGCGGATCGGCTGGAGACGCTCAAACGGCTTCGGCGCAAGTACGGCGAGACAGACGAGGAAGTCCTTGCGTTCTTGGCTCGGGCGAAAGAGGAGCTTGGGATGCTTGAGGACGACTCGGAGGGCGAAGAAGCGCTTAGAGAACGAACCGCCGAGGCACGAGAAGCGCACCGCGCCGCTTGCGTAAGCCTAACCTCATTGCGGATGGAGGGCTCGACGACCTTCTGCACTCGTGTCGCTGACGAACTGCGCGATCTGGCGATGGTTCGGGCCCAATTCGGAGTTTCGGTCACCCCGAAAGAGCCTGACGCCACCGGCGCCGACGCGATCGAATTTGCCTTCTCGGCCAACCTTGGAGAGCCGATGCGTCCTCTCGCCAAGATCGCCAGCGGCGGCGAAATGGCGCGCCTGATGCTCGCGCTGAAGACGGCGCTCGCAGGCAAGGCCGGCGTGCCGACCCTGATCTTCGACGAGGTGGAGGCGGGGCTCGGCGGTCCCACCGCGTCCGTGGTCGGCAAGAAGCTCGAGGAGCTTGGGCGGCAATATCAGGTGATCGTCATCAGCCACCTGCCGCAGATTGCGGGGCGGGCCGGGGCTCACTACCGCATTGAGAAGACTGAGTCCGGTGGGCGCGTCGCCACGTCGTTGCGGGCGCTGAGCCCGTCGGATCGCGTGGAAGAGATCGCCCGCATGCTGGCGGGCGAAGAGATCGGCGAGACCGCCCGCGCGCATGCGGTGGAGCTGCTGGCAGCAATACCGGATTGA
- a CDS encoding twin-arginine translocation signal domain-containing protein, which produces MGTKKNQTSRRQFLQTTGGLAAASLLPNIAKAGVHTQGSGEIRVALIGCGGRGSGAAINALSVKNGPVKLWAMADVFEDRLNGSWDNIKNQLGDKVDVPKDRRFLGFDAYKKAMDSLRPGDVAILTTPPGFRWLHYQYAISKKLNVFMEKPITVDGPQSKKMIELNVLAKAAGLKVGVGLMSRHTIGMQELAKRIQDGELGEILLMRGYRMHGPAASSQSTPKPDNMSDIEYQIRRFHSFLWASGGCYNDFYIHHIDHLCWMKGAYPVKAQGVGGRHYKVNREGVPFIDQNFDAYSVEYTFADGSKFFFDGRCMDGAAGIYSSYVHGTKGVGIVARSGDFGGPQAIFKNQNMEASSLAWQSTDRSNPYQNEWEVLIDRIRANQEHNEVETGIRTCAVTSMGRMAAHTGQEITYEQFLNCPHEFVPNVAELDYAKPAPVMPGADGKYPIPQPGVKKDREY; this is translated from the coding sequence ATGGGAACGAAGAAAAACCAAACCTCGCGACGACAGTTTTTGCAGACCACCGGTGGCCTCGCCGCCGCCTCCCTCCTTCCGAATATCGCCAAAGCCGGCGTCCATACCCAAGGCTCGGGTGAGATTCGCGTCGCCCTCATCGGCTGCGGTGGACGCGGCAGCGGCGCGGCGATTAACGCGCTCAGCGTGAAGAACGGTCCGGTGAAGCTCTGGGCCATGGCCGACGTCTTCGAGGATCGCCTCAACGGAAGCTGGGACAACATCAAGAACCAACTTGGCGACAAGGTGGACGTGCCCAAGGACCGGCGGTTCCTCGGCTTCGACGCCTACAAGAAGGCCATGGACAGCCTCAGGCCCGGCGACGTGGCGATTCTGACCACGCCGCCCGGATTCCGTTGGCTCCACTACCAGTACGCAATCTCCAAGAAGCTGAACGTGTTCATGGAGAAGCCGATCACGGTCGATGGCCCTCAGAGCAAGAAGATGATCGAGCTCAACGTGCTCGCCAAGGCGGCGGGGCTCAAGGTCGGCGTGGGCCTCATGTCGCGCCACACCATCGGCATGCAGGAGCTCGCCAAGCGCATCCAGGACGGCGAACTCGGCGAGATATTGCTGATGCGCGGCTACCGGATGCACGGGCCGGCGGCCTCCTCGCAGTCCACACCGAAGCCGGACAACATGTCGGACATCGAGTACCAGATCCGCCGGTTCCACAGCTTCCTCTGGGCAAGCGGCGGCTGCTACAACGACTTCTACATCCACCATATCGACCACCTCTGCTGGATGAAGGGCGCCTACCCGGTCAAGGCGCAGGGCGTAGGCGGCCGGCACTACAAGGTCAACCGTGAGGGCGTGCCGTTCATCGACCAGAACTTCGACGCCTATTCCGTGGAATACACCTTCGCCGATGGAAGCAAGTTCTTCTTCGACGGCAGATGCATGGACGGCGCGGCGGGGATCTACTCAAGCTATGTGCACGGCACCAAGGGCGTGGGAATCGTGGCGCGCTCGGGCGACTTCGGGGGTCCGCAAGCCATCTTCAAGAACCAGAACATGGAAGCGTCCAGCTTGGCGTGGCAATCCACCGACCGCAGCAACCCTTACCAGAACGAATGGGAAGTGTTGATCGACCGGATCCGTGCCAACCAGGAGCACAACGAGGTCGAGACGGGGATCCGGACCTGCGCGGTGACGAGCATGGGCCGCATGGCGGCGCACACGGGCCAGGAGATCACGTACGAGCAGTTCCTGAACTGCCCGCACGAGTTTGTCCCGAACGTCGCTGAACTTGACTACGCCAAGCCCGCGCCCGTGATGCCGGGAGCTGATGGGAAGTATCCGATCCCGCAGCCAGGCGTCAAGAAAGATAGAGAGTACTGA
- a CDS encoding SUMF1/EgtB/PvdO family nonheme iron enzyme has translation MITSILFAVAGPMSVPQDLKAYSEKLPKSTIEIKMVPIPGGKVKVGEKTVDVAPFYMATTETPWEVFDQYLLSGEPSKPYDQTVFGPDVIARPSYSYILPDLGWGHEGYPVINVTSTTVEMFFRWLRTTTKKKYRLPTEAEWQWACQAGVDGELKLSSEELDKSAWHKGNSAGMTHPVGEKAANKLGLFDILGNVGEWATDADGKPVLCGGDFLLEAEKQNSTLRRRYQPNWQETDPQLPKSRWWLADAPFAGFRIVCEK, from the coding sequence ATGATCACCAGCATTCTGTTTGCCGTCGCAGGGCCGATGTCGGTCCCGCAAGACCTCAAGGCTTACTCTGAGAAGCTCCCCAAATCCACCATCGAGATCAAGATGGTGCCGATCCCCGGCGGGAAGGTGAAGGTCGGGGAAAAGACGGTCGACGTCGCTCCGTTCTATATGGCCACCACGGAAACGCCGTGGGAGGTGTTCGACCAGTACCTGCTGAGCGGCGAGCCCTCGAAGCCCTATGATCAGACCGTCTTCGGTCCCGATGTGATCGCGCGGCCAAGCTACAGCTACATCCTCCCGGACCTCGGCTGGGGCCACGAGGGGTATCCGGTGATCAACGTCACGTCCACGACGGTCGAGATGTTCTTCCGCTGGCTCCGCACCACAACCAAGAAGAAGTATCGTCTGCCAACCGAAGCCGAGTGGCAATGGGCCTGTCAAGCCGGCGTCGACGGTGAGTTGAAGTTGAGCAGCGAGGAATTGGACAAATCTGCCTGGCACAAAGGAAACAGCGCAGGCATGACGCACCCCGTGGGAGAGAAGGCCGCGAACAAGCTGGGGCTCTTCGACATCCTGGGCAATGTGGGCGAGTGGGCGACGGATGCCGACGGCAAGCCCGTGCTCTGCGGCGGCGACTTCCTCCTCGAGGCCGAAAAACAGAACTCCACCCTGCGGCGGCGCTATCAGCCCAACTGGCAAGAGACCGATCCTCAATTACCCAAAAGCCGCTGGTGGCTGGCCGACGCGCCCTTCGCAGGATTTCGCATCGTCTGCGAGAAGTAG
- a CDS encoding ThuA domain-containing protein, producing MGLMALAVLASSLSQAPEDRLIFEGERGPGKGTHVVLLAGDEEYRSEEGLPQLAKILSHRHGFRCTVLFSLGKDGTIDPDRHDNQPGLEALKTADLCILLLRFREWPEDQMKHFADYYLAGKPFLALRTSTHAFDLKSGPYARYGWKSSDWPGGFGKQVLGENWVSHWGIHGQQATRAIAVKEHPMLKGVSDIFGTTDVYEAHPPAAAEILMRGQVVAGMAAADPAASGRKKTAYGVEQDLNDPMMPIVWTRSVKNETGKTNRILTCTMGAATDLLNEGFRRLVVNGTYWLTGLPVPSKANVELVGEYHPSAFGFGGYKKGLKPKDLR from the coding sequence ATGGGGCTCATGGCATTGGCAGTTCTGGCCTCCTCGCTTTCGCAGGCGCCGGAAGACCGCCTGATCTTCGAAGGGGAACGAGGGCCCGGCAAAGGCACTCATGTGGTGCTTCTTGCCGGTGATGAGGAATACCGCTCCGAAGAGGGGCTGCCCCAACTCGCCAAGATCCTCTCTCATCGCCACGGCTTCCGCTGCACGGTGCTGTTTTCACTTGGGAAGGACGGCACGATCGATCCGGACCGTCACGACAACCAGCCCGGCCTCGAGGCGCTGAAGACCGCCGACCTCTGCATCCTGCTGCTTCGGTTCCGCGAATGGCCCGAGGATCAGATGAAGCACTTTGCCGACTACTACCTCGCCGGCAAGCCCTTCCTGGCGCTAAGGACCAGCACCCACGCCTTCGACCTGAAATCGGGCCCCTATGCCCGCTACGGCTGGAAGAGCTCGGACTGGCCAGGCGGATTCGGCAAGCAGGTGCTGGGTGAGAACTGGGTCAGCCATTGGGGCATCCATGGGCAGCAGGCAACGCGAGCCATCGCGGTCAAAGAGCACCCCATGCTAAAGGGCGTTTCGGATATCTTTGGAACGACAGACGTCTACGAAGCGCATCCGCCCGCGGCCGCCGAAATCCTTATGCGTGGCCAGGTGGTGGCGGGCATGGCGGCGGCCGATCCGGCGGCATCTGGCAGAAAGAAGACCGCCTATGGCGTCGAGCAAGACCTGAACGACCCGATGATGCCGATCGTGTGGACGCGCTCAGTCAAAAACGAAACGGGAAAGACCAATCGCATCCTGACATGCACCATGGGCGCGGCCACCGACCTCCTGAACGAGGGGTTTCGGCGTCTGGTGGTGAACGGGACCTACTGGTTGACGGGGCTCCCCGTCCCGTCCAAAGCCAACGTGGAGCTGGTGGGCGAATATCACCCGAGCGCGTTTGGGTTTGGGGGCTACAAGAAGGGCTTGAAGCCGAAGGACTTACGGTAA
- a CDS encoding GMC family oxidoreductase produces the protein MSDFDVIVIGAGAGGGVAAWQFAEKGKRVLIIERGHDYPPGWLGRDVLRNHRFSRYGHNMGPELDGNPREFVSPDGSEGVYRPHEGAYQNNAMGVGGGTRVYGAQAWRYHPLDFCMASSYGIPGGSSLADWPIDYEELAPYYEAIEWEMGVSGGPPSRTMPERRDYPMDALPATYRTGPLQAAADRLGWAHQRVPLLINSRKFGGRGACVGGQFCVGFGCSQNAKNGTHNTVLPKALMHDGCDLWTESRVTRLLTDSGGKVTGVEVVREGKAEEVRADVVALACGAIETPRLLLYSRTPQEPNGIGNNHDWVGRNLQGHLYPGAFAVFDDLISDLVGPGATVAVMEFSHGNPGVIGGGMLADDFIPLPVWFAREAPPPHIPKYGLAYKEWIRSHFLRSFHIFGPTQDIPSPESRVTLSTKTFDSLGVPVARLSGTTHPETVKTALFMRDKAVQWLQEAGAKEVYPRPVGLGMSAGQHQAGTCRMAASPERGVVDHQGRVFGHENLLVCDASVHVTNGGFNPVLTVLATAMRSAGRFGAN, from the coding sequence TTGAGCGACTTCGACGTGATCGTCATTGGCGCGGGCGCAGGCGGCGGCGTGGCTGCCTGGCAGTTTGCCGAAAAGGGCAAGCGCGTGCTCATCATCGAGCGCGGGCACGACTATCCTCCGGGGTGGCTGGGCCGGGACGTTCTCAGGAACCATCGCTTCAGCCGCTATGGCCACAACATGGGCCCCGAGCTCGACGGCAACCCGCGCGAGTTCGTCTCGCCGGACGGCTCCGAAGGAGTCTATCGGCCCCACGAAGGGGCGTACCAGAATAACGCCATGGGGGTCGGCGGAGGAACGCGGGTCTATGGGGCGCAGGCCTGGCGGTACCACCCGCTCGACTTCTGCATGGCGAGCTCCTACGGGATTCCCGGTGGCAGTTCGCTCGCCGACTGGCCGATCGACTACGAGGAACTCGCGCCTTACTACGAGGCGATCGAGTGGGAGATGGGGGTCAGCGGCGGCCCGCCCTCGCGCACGATGCCCGAGCGCCGGGATTACCCGATGGATGCGTTACCTGCGACCTACCGGACGGGCCCCCTGCAAGCGGCAGCAGACCGTCTGGGCTGGGCCCATCAGCGCGTACCGCTACTGATCAACTCGCGCAAGTTCGGCGGCAGAGGCGCCTGTGTGGGAGGCCAGTTTTGCGTTGGGTTTGGCTGCTCGCAGAACGCCAAAAACGGAACCCATAACACCGTGCTTCCGAAAGCCCTGATGCACGATGGCTGCGATCTCTGGACGGAGTCTCGCGTCACACGGCTGCTCACCGACAGCGGCGGAAAGGTGACGGGGGTCGAGGTCGTGCGCGAGGGGAAGGCTGAAGAGGTTCGTGCCGACGTCGTCGCGCTGGCGTGCGGGGCTATCGAGACCCCCCGGCTGCTGCTTTACTCCAGAACGCCCCAAGAGCCGAACGGTATCGGCAACAACCACGACTGGGTCGGCCGAAATCTACAGGGCCACCTCTATCCGGGAGCTTTCGCGGTTTTCGACGATTTGATCTCAGACCTGGTTGGGCCTGGAGCGACGGTCGCCGTGATGGAGTTCAGCCACGGAAACCCTGGCGTGATCGGCGGCGGCATGCTCGCCGACGATTTCATCCCACTTCCGGTTTGGTTTGCCCGGGAGGCGCCCCCGCCGCACATTCCAAAGTACGGTCTGGCCTACAAGGAGTGGATCCGAAGCCACTTTTTGCGCTCCTTCCACATCTTCGGACCGACACAGGATATCCCCAGCCCAGAGTCCCGGGTCACCCTGTCCACGAAGACCTTCGACAGCCTCGGGGTCCCTGTGGCAAGGCTCTCCGGGACCACGCACCCGGAGACTGTCAAGACTGCGCTCTTTATGCGGGATAAAGCCGTCCAGTGGCTCCAGGAAGCGGGAGCAAAGGAGGTCTATCCGCGGCCTGTCGGTTTGGGCATGAGCGCCGGACAGCACCAGGCGGGGACGTGCCGGATGGCGGCCTCGCCGGAACGGGGCGTGGTCGATCACCAGGGCCGGGTGTTCGGGCATGAGAACCTGCTCGTCTGCGACGCCTCCGTTCACGTCACGAACGGTGGGTTCAATCCGGTGCTCACGGTGCTGGCGACGGCGATGCGGTCGGCAGGGAGGTTTGGGGCGAACTAG
- a CDS encoding Gfo/Idh/MocA family oxidoreductase: MSKVSRHASRRDLLKAGGAAAALAAVPGVAGVFTDKQPKKLRIGVVGGGFGTSFQWHEHPDCIVEAVSDLRPERKKALQDVYRCGKPYDSLELLIKDKSVEAVAVFTGAPDHVRHAVACLKAGKHVISAVPACCSVAEAEELLHWVKKTGLSYMMAETSYYHQSVISARKFYQAGKFGHIFYTEAEYQHAGMEPLWKNADGTPTWRHGFPPMRYPTHCTAYLVGLSRERLTSVMALGWGPEYDLWKPNQYKNPYMCETAMFKTDKGNAFRVNVFWYGAHRGGERGQWYGSDMSFFGPTTNGQGPVIVRRSGLKEKDAGGFERSLPEFEEYQQPMWWKTDMLPEPLRHDSGHEGSHTFLTHEFVDALVHGRPPAIDVYESLAITVPGIVAHESAMKGGKQMRVPQFDPVG; this comes from the coding sequence ATGTCAAAGGTAAGCCGGCACGCATCGCGCCGAGACCTGCTAAAGGCCGGAGGCGCGGCCGCGGCTTTGGCGGCGGTACCCGGGGTTGCAGGCGTTTTCACCGACAAACAGCCCAAGAAGCTCCGCATCGGCGTGGTCGGCGGAGGATTCGGCACCAGCTTCCAGTGGCACGAGCATCCCGACTGCATCGTCGAGGCGGTCAGCGACCTCCGGCCCGAGCGCAAAAAGGCGCTTCAGGACGTCTACCGTTGCGGAAAACCCTACGATTCCCTCGAACTGCTCATCAAGGACAAGAGCGTGGAGGCCGTGGCGGTGTTCACCGGCGCGCCGGACCACGTGCGCCACGCCGTCGCCTGCCTGAAGGCGGGAAAGCACGTGATCAGCGCCGTGCCCGCGTGCTGCAGCGTCGCCGAGGCCGAGGAGCTCCTGCACTGGGTCAAGAAGACCGGCCTAAGCTACATGATGGCGGAGACGAGCTACTACCACCAGTCCGTGATCTCCGCGCGCAAGTTCTATCAAGCGGGCAAGTTCGGGCACATCTTCTACACCGAGGCCGAGTACCAGCACGCCGGCATGGAGCCGCTATGGAAGAACGCCGACGGCACGCCCACCTGGCGGCACGGCTTCCCGCCGATGCGCTATCCCACGCACTGCACGGCGTACCTGGTCGGGCTCTCGCGCGAGCGGCTGACCAGCGTGATGGCGCTCGGATGGGGGCCGGAATACGACCTCTGGAAGCCCAACCAATACAAGAACCCCTACATGTGCGAGACCGCGATGTTCAAGACCGACAAGGGCAACGCGTTCCGGGTGAACGTGTTCTGGTACGGGGCGCACCGGGGCGGGGAGCGCGGGCAGTGGTACGGCAGCGACATGAGCTTCTTTGGGCCGACGACGAACGGCCAGGGGCCGGTGATCGTGCGGCGCAGCGGCCTGAAGGAAAAGGATGCCGGCGGGTTCGAGCGCTCGCTTCCCGAGTTCGAGGAGTACCAGCAGCCGATGTGGTGGAAGACCGACATGCTGCCCGAGCCGCTGCGGCACGACAGCGGCCACGAGGGCTCGCACACGTTCCTCACGCACGAGTTCGTGGACGCGCTGGTGCACGGAAGGCCGCCGGCGATCGACGTCTACGAGTCGCTGGCGATCACGGTGCCGGGGATCGTGGCGCACGAATCGGCGATGAAGGGCGGCAAGCAGATGAGGGTGCCGCAGTTCGATCCGGTGGGCTAG
- a CDS encoding Gfo/Idh/MocA family oxidoreductase: MPKSEPSRRQILAKAGTAAAGIAIGPKLLAQNPKRATDPNGPLNLMAVHTDTAPKPQKSANEKIVFGLIGCGGMGAANMRNLMRFDDVEVAAVCDVDDNRMPGDIKTVEDKYKRKPDTYKDYRKMLERKDIDAVIVGTPDHWHALNCIHACEAGKDIYQEKPISHNIQEAVSMGAAARHFKRVVQVGTWQRSDPEFTNAIDYVRSGKLGKVTHCRAWIADGTRIGKVQPSAVPAGFDYDFWIGPAKMVPYQTNKTHWNWRWVMNTGGGLTTDWGVHMMDIALLGMSQDQDLVMPTEVSAYGGQWAITDDDRDAPDTIEALLRFKDPDFIMTWSVLRDHPGKPGHCTEFVGANGQTVRCWRGGWQILDGGGKELPKPEKPKVGDHWRDFLDCVKSRGTPRADLMSVVQTTLVCHLVNASLYAGETVRWDKAKMDIVGRAGKNTLAYSRPYRRPWVLPKYKLGA; the protein is encoded by the coding sequence ATGCCCAAGTCTGAACCGTCTCGCCGACAGATCCTCGCCAAAGCCGGAACGGCTGCCGCTGGTATCGCTATAGGCCCCAAGCTCCTGGCCCAGAACCCCAAGCGGGCAACCGACCCGAACGGCCCCCTCAACCTGATGGCCGTCCACACCGACACGGCTCCCAAACCCCAGAAGTCGGCCAACGAGAAGATCGTGTTCGGTCTGATCGGCTGCGGCGGCATGGGCGCGGCCAACATGCGCAACCTCATGCGTTTTGACGATGTCGAGGTAGCTGCGGTTTGCGACGTGGACGACAATCGCATGCCCGGCGACATCAAAACGGTTGAAGACAAGTACAAAAGAAAGCCGGATACCTATAAAGACTATCGCAAGATGTTGGAGCGCAAGGACATCGACGCCGTGATCGTGGGCACTCCGGACCATTGGCACGCCCTGAACTGCATTCACGCCTGCGAGGCCGGCAAGGACATCTATCAGGAAAAGCCGATCAGCCACAACATCCAGGAGGCCGTCAGCATGGGCGCCGCTGCGCGGCACTTCAAGCGCGTGGTCCAGGTGGGCACCTGGCAGCGCAGCGACCCCGAGTTCACCAACGCCATCGATTACGTCCGCTCCGGCAAGCTGGGCAAGGTGACGCACTGCCGGGCCTGGATTGCCGATGGGACGCGGATCGGCAAGGTCCAACCTTCGGCGGTTCCGGCTGGCTTCGACTATGATTTCTGGATCGGCCCAGCTAAAATGGTGCCGTACCAAACCAACAAGACGCACTGGAACTGGCGCTGGGTGATGAATACGGGCGGCGGTTTGACCACCGACTGGGGCGTTCACATGATGGATATCGCCCTGCTCGGGATGAGCCAGGACCAGGACCTGGTGATGCCGACCGAAGTCTCGGCCTATGGCGGCCAGTGGGCGATCACCGACGACGACCGCGACGCTCCGGACACCATTGAGGCGCTGCTCCGGTTCAAGGACCCCGATTTCATCATGACGTGGTCCGTCCTGCGCGACCATCCCGGCAAGCCTGGGCATTGCACCGAGTTCGTCGGCGCGAACGGCCAGACCGTTCGCTGCTGGCGCGGCGGATGGCAGATTCTGGATGGCGGCGGCAAGGAGCTTCCGAAGCCGGAGAAGCCGAAGGTGGGAGACCACTGGCGCGATTTCCTGGACTGCGTGAAGAGCCGAGGCACGCCGAGGGCCGACCTCATGTCGGTGGTGCAGACCACGCTGGTGTGCCACCTCGTGAATGCGAGCCTCTACGCAGGTGAGACGGTGCGCTGGGACAAGGCCAAGATGGACATCGTGGGCCGTGCGGGCAAGAACACGCTGGCCTACTCCAGGCCGTACCGCAGACCGTGGGTACTGCCGAAGTACAAGCTGGGGGCGTAG
- the tnpA gene encoding IS200/IS605 family transposase has protein sequence MPQSLSNILVHLVFSTKARDPALAPAIREELYPYLATVLKNLNCPVLQVGGVEDHVHILFRLSRTLTIAEVVEKVKSSSSRWLKSKGLPSFAWQAGYGAMSLNEDGVAACVRYIQGQEEHHRKVSFQEEFRELLRIAGIEFDDRYVWD, from the coding sequence ATGCCGCAGTCGCTCTCCAACATCCTGGTGCACCTGGTGTTCTCCACCAAAGCCAGAGATCCTGCGTTGGCACCCGCAATCCGCGAAGAGCTCTATCCCTATCTGGCGACGGTCCTGAAGAACCTGAACTGTCCAGTGCTTCAGGTCGGCGGCGTCGAAGATCATGTGCACATCCTCTTTCGACTCTCGCGCACGTTGACGATAGCAGAGGTCGTCGAAAAGGTGAAGTCGTCGAGCTCCCGGTGGCTCAAGTCGAAGGGTCTGCCATCCTTTGCCTGGCAGGCGGGATATGGGGCTATGTCGTTGAACGAGGATGGGGTGGCCGCGTGCGTCCGGTACATCCAAGGCCAAGAGGAGCATCACCGGAAGGTGTCGTTTCAGGAGGAGTTTCGGGAGCTTTTGCGGATAGCCGGGATCGAGTTCGACGACCGTTACGTGTGGGATTAG